In Natronogracilivirga saccharolytica, the following are encoded in one genomic region:
- the rsgA gene encoding ribosome small subunit-dependent GTPase A, giving the protein MQGLIIKATGSWYHVLLDDKRMVSCRLPGKFRLSDEEVTNPVAVGDNVSVDLQADGTGIIDQIFERKNRLVRQATHGKKGIQIIAANLDQILIIQSFKKPAFKTGFIDRLLVSAGANEINPVIVINKSDLVRNEKDENKITELEELYSGLGYPFFAVSIYDRESIDRLFDGMKGKLSAMTGHSGTGKTSILNTLNPDLNLKTGEISNFSNKGKHTTTFAQLFTLADDTYVVDTPGIREFGLVNFEPYEVSLFYPEMKVLRESCRFYNCTHRHEPSCAVIEAFQNGDISESRYRSYVNIVDSLAS; this is encoded by the coding sequence ATGCAGGGATTGATCATCAAAGCGACCGGCAGCTGGTATCACGTTCTGCTGGATGACAAACGAATGGTATCCTGCCGCCTCCCGGGTAAATTCCGCCTTTCAGATGAAGAAGTGACCAATCCGGTTGCCGTTGGTGATAACGTCAGCGTTGACCTGCAGGCTGACGGAACAGGGATAATAGATCAGATCTTCGAACGGAAAAACCGTTTGGTGCGGCAGGCTACCCACGGGAAAAAAGGCATTCAGATAATTGCTGCCAATCTCGACCAGATACTGATTATCCAGTCATTTAAAAAGCCGGCTTTTAAAACCGGCTTTATCGATCGCCTCCTGGTCTCTGCCGGGGCCAATGAGATAAATCCGGTAATCGTCATCAATAAATCGGATCTGGTCAGGAATGAAAAAGATGAAAACAAGATCACCGAACTGGAGGAGTTGTATTCCGGACTCGGCTATCCTTTCTTTGCCGTAAGTATTTATGACCGGGAAAGCATAGACCGGCTGTTTGACGGTATGAAAGGGAAGCTTTCTGCCATGACCGGACATTCCGGCACCGGAAAAACAAGCATCCTTAATACACTGAACCCGGATCTGAATCTCAAAACAGGTGAAATAAGCAACTTCTCCAATAAAGGTAAACACACAACCACTTTTGCCCAGCTTTTTACACTTGCTGATGACACCTATGTTGTAGATACTCCGGGCATACGTGAATTCGGGCTGGTCAATTTTGAACCTTACGAAGTTTCCCTGTTTTATCCCGAGATGAAGGTACTGCGCGAATCATGCCGGTTTTATAACTGCACACATCGTCATGAGCCCTCCTGCGCAGTCATAGAAGCCTTTCAAAACGGTGACATCTCCGAATCCCGCTACCGCAGTTATGTAAATATCGTTGACAGTTTGGCTTCTTGA
- a CDS encoding DUF6588 family protein, which yields MYHTVTKKYIPALSAIIIFAALSFLPQNAHAQLGDVGDFLRGGVEDGQLLFEEYLEPFGDGFGAGLNSGWVDRANAHGFLGFHVKINTAVALVPDARQSFDVSELDFSTINTIDGGPVTPTFSGSSSTDVRLAYEIEGLRLADFRMPPGTGQQFIATPMVQAGVGVFGDTEIMARFIPPVKFLDYGEIYLYGLGVKHELNQWLPGGALLPVTFSLMAGYTAFGSSAGLDSRPDDFDPDNDQIQDDLGGPEHPAWEDQEVSFSTNAYTVNLLVGKSLPVISVYAGAGFEASNTSINVDGRFPFYVLTQEDGEPVRKLTSLDDPIDISIDGANSFRALAGVRISLPLVTFNVDYTLADYHMISAGLGISLR from the coding sequence ATGTATCACACTGTTACAAAAAAGTATATACCTGCATTATCGGCCATCATAATTTTCGCTGCCTTATCATTTCTCCCACAAAATGCTCATGCGCAACTCGGGGACGTTGGTGACTTTCTGAGGGGTGGCGTTGAAGACGGCCAGCTGCTTTTCGAGGAATACCTTGAACCATTTGGTGACGGATTCGGCGCGGGTTTGAATTCCGGCTGGGTTGACCGGGCCAATGCACACGGATTTCTTGGTTTTCATGTAAAAATCAATACAGCTGTGGCACTTGTTCCGGATGCAAGACAAAGTTTTGATGTAAGCGAGCTTGATTTCAGTACCATAAATACGATAGATGGCGGACCTGTAACACCCACTTTCAGCGGCAGTTCAAGTACGGATGTACGGCTTGCCTATGAGATTGAGGGCTTGCGGCTGGCTGATTTCAGGATGCCACCGGGCACCGGCCAGCAATTTATAGCAACACCCATGGTTCAGGCCGGGGTTGGTGTGTTTGGGGACACGGAAATTATGGCACGGTTTATCCCACCGGTGAAATTCCTTGATTACGGCGAAATCTATCTGTATGGCCTTGGTGTTAAGCACGAACTGAATCAATGGCTGCCCGGAGGTGCTCTCCTTCCCGTAACGTTCTCTCTGATGGCAGGCTACACAGCCTTCGGATCCAGCGCCGGACTGGATTCGCGTCCTGATGATTTTGATCCGGACAATGATCAGATCCAGGATGACCTTGGCGGACCTGAGCATCCGGCCTGGGAAGATCAGGAGGTTAGCTTCAGTACAAATGCCTATACTGTAAATCTTCTCGTGGGTAAATCACTCCCTGTAATTTCGGTGTATGCAGGTGCAGGATTCGAAGCATCCAATACATCCATAAATGTTGACGGCCGCTTTCCGTTTTACGTACTCACTCAGGAAGACGGAGAGCCCGTGCGAAAACTGACATCGCTGGATGATCCGATTGATATTTCAATTGACGGTGCCAATAGTTTCCGTGCCCTGGCCGGAGTTCGCATCAGCCTGCCCCTGGTCACGTTCAATGTTGATTATACCCTGGCTGACTATCACATGATCAGCGCCGGACTGGGTATCAGTCTGAGGTAG
- the polA gene encoding DNA polymerase I — MPEKLFLIDGTALAYRSYFAMIKSNLKNAEGIPTGAMYGFANALVNLLDKEKPEFLAVAWDTHAPTFRHEMDENYKANRPPQPEELQKAIPLIKEMVALFGFENIEKDGYEADDLIGTLATEAKNEQVAVYMVTPDKDFMQLVGDNVYMYKPLNRGDGFDIIDSQGVVDYFGVSPEQVVDILALIGDTSDNIPGVPGIGKKGAAKIIGEYETLENAIDQAPSMKSKRAREGLTNNKDQALKSREMIIINTDVPETVSWKELKWHGVDTEKLVSFFKRMQFRSLARKIATADSGMLGTISDKLQTEGQGSLFDVEPEPGTESESVNSASTFDTLNPDEVDYITVTSSEALQSSIDTLMQAGSWSFDTETTSTNPQQADLLGIAFSDKKNRGWYVHVSDFDKKTLLQMLKPLFERNDVLKVAHHFKYDYRVLQRFGITIKGKCFDTMLAAYLIDSGQKMDMNSLAQGYLNYDPVSIESLIGEKGRNQKSMRDIPLEDVAPYACEDADITLQLFNVMKKKLQELEVTGLAENIEFPLARVLGDMESNGFKLDLDLLSSFSDELERDIISLRDKIYHLTGEEFNINSTQQLGNILFEKMNLPSKKKTATGKYSTSEQVLAQLAQEYDVAAKILEYRGLSKLKSTYVDALPKLVNETTGRIHSTFNQHVTATGRLSSTQPNLQNIPVRTERGRGIRKAFVAAEGYRILAVDYSQIELRIIASISGDEAMIRAFNEDEDIHSRTAAELFGADSLEKVDREQRRKAKEVNFGIPYGVSAFGLAQRLGISNKEGRAIIDAYFDRFPGIRSFIEETTAFAREKGYVQTLSGRRRYIPDIHSRNQNIRGFAERTAVNMPIQGTAADLIKIAMIEVDKALASDESRTRMLLQVHDELVFELPEEETETTPQKIRSIMEQAMDLKVPLKAETGISDNWLDAH; from the coding sequence ATGCCCGAAAAACTTTTTTTGATTGACGGAACAGCGCTGGCCTACAGGTCATATTTCGCGATGATAAAGAGCAATCTGAAGAATGCCGAAGGAATTCCGACCGGAGCCATGTATGGTTTTGCAAATGCTCTCGTCAATCTTCTTGATAAGGAAAAACCGGAATTTCTTGCTGTAGCCTGGGATACCCATGCTCCTACATTTCGCCATGAGATGGATGAAAACTACAAGGCAAACCGTCCGCCGCAACCCGAAGAACTTCAGAAGGCCATACCGCTGATAAAGGAAATGGTTGCACTTTTCGGATTTGAAAATATTGAAAAGGACGGGTATGAAGCTGATGATCTTATCGGCACGCTGGCAACGGAAGCCAAAAATGAGCAGGTAGCCGTTTACATGGTAACTCCCGACAAAGACTTCATGCAGCTGGTCGGCGATAACGTTTATATGTACAAGCCATTGAACAGGGGGGACGGTTTTGACATTATCGACTCTCAGGGGGTTGTGGATTACTTTGGTGTATCACCGGAGCAGGTGGTTGACATCCTGGCACTCATAGGAGATACATCGGACAACATTCCGGGTGTTCCCGGGATCGGGAAAAAGGGAGCCGCCAAAATTATCGGGGAATACGAAACCCTGGAGAATGCAATAGATCAGGCACCCTCCATGAAAAGCAAACGTGCCAGGGAGGGATTGACAAATAACAAGGATCAGGCACTGAAATCCAGGGAAATGATTATCATCAATACGGATGTACCCGAAACCGTATCCTGGAAAGAGCTGAAATGGCACGGCGTCGATACCGAAAAGCTCGTGTCTTTTTTCAAGCGAATGCAGTTCCGTTCGCTGGCCCGGAAAATTGCAACGGCTGACAGCGGTATGCTTGGAACCATCAGTGATAAACTGCAAACCGAAGGTCAGGGATCTTTATTCGACGTTGAACCGGAACCTGGCACTGAGAGTGAATCAGTGAATTCCGCCTCAACTTTTGACACACTCAATCCGGATGAAGTCGATTACATAACAGTGACCAGTTCCGAAGCGTTGCAAAGCAGCATTGATACTCTGATGCAGGCCGGCAGCTGGAGTTTTGATACAGAGACGACATCAACCAACCCGCAGCAGGCGGATTTGCTGGGCATTGCTTTCTCTGACAAAAAAAACCGGGGATGGTATGTTCATGTGTCCGACTTTGACAAAAAGACACTGCTGCAGATGCTGAAACCCCTGTTTGAGCGGAATGATGTCCTCAAAGTTGCTCATCATTTTAAATATGACTACAGAGTTCTGCAGCGGTTTGGCATCACCATCAAAGGAAAGTGTTTTGACACGATGCTGGCCGCATATCTTATTGACTCCGGCCAGAAAATGGATATGAACTCATTGGCACAGGGATATTTGAATTATGATCCGGTCAGCATTGAATCACTCATCGGAGAAAAGGGACGCAATCAGAAATCGATGCGGGATATTCCCCTTGAAGATGTCGCTCCCTACGCATGTGAGGATGCCGATATCACCCTGCAGCTTTTCAATGTTATGAAAAAAAAGCTTCAGGAGCTGGAAGTCACCGGACTTGCAGAGAATATCGAGTTTCCCCTTGCCCGGGTGCTTGGAGACATGGAATCCAATGGTTTTAAACTGGATCTGGACCTGCTTTCATCCTTTTCCGATGAGCTGGAGCGCGACATAATTTCGCTTCGCGACAAAATTTATCATCTGACAGGCGAAGAGTTTAATATCAACTCAACGCAGCAGCTTGGAAACATCCTGTTCGAGAAAATGAATCTGCCGTCAAAGAAGAAGACGGCGACCGGAAAATATTCAACTTCGGAGCAGGTGCTTGCACAGCTGGCTCAGGAATATGACGTGGCCGCAAAAATACTGGAATACCGCGGTCTGTCAAAGCTGAAGTCCACTTATGTGGATGCTTTGCCAAAGCTGGTTAATGAGACTACCGGCAGAATCCACAGCACATTCAACCAGCATGTTACGGCTACCGGACGCCTTTCATCAACGCAACCCAATTTGCAAAATATTCCGGTACGTACGGAACGTGGAAGGGGCATCCGCAAAGCCTTCGTTGCCGCTGAAGGGTACCGGATTCTGGCTGTCGATTATTCCCAGATCGAACTTCGCATCATTGCTTCCATATCCGGTGATGAAGCAATGATACGGGCATTTAATGAAGACGAAGATATTCACAGCCGTACCGCAGCTGAACTGTTCGGAGCAGACTCCCTGGAAAAGGTGGACCGGGAACAGCGAAGGAAGGCCAAAGAGGTGAATTTCGGTATTCCCTACGGAGTCAGTGCTTTCGGGCTTGCACAAAGGCTGGGAATTTCGAACAAGGAGGGAAGGGCAATCATTGATGCCTATTTTGACCGTTTCCCGGGTATCAGGAGTTTTATTGAGGAAACTACCGCGTTTGCAAGGGAAAAAGGATATGTTCAGACATTGTCCGGCCGGCGGCGTTATATTCCGGATATTCATTCCCGCAATCAAAATATTCGCGGTTTTGCCGAGAGGACGGCTGTGAATATGCCTATTCAGGGCACGGCCGCTGATCTGATAAAGATTGCAATGATTGAAGTCGACAAAGCGCTTGCCTCCGATGAGTCACGGACACGCATGCTTCTTCAGGTTCATGACGAACTGGTGTTCGAATTGCCTGAAGAGGAGACTGAAACTACTCCTCAGAAAATCCGCTCAATCATGGAGCAGGCCATGGATCTGAAAGTGCCCCTTAAAGCCGAAACCGGCATTTCGGATAACTGGCTGGATGCCCATTGA